The segment CCCGCCGCGCGCAGCCCGAGCAGCAGCCCGCCCAGCGCCAGGCACACCGCCACCACGCCCGCGGTATAAGCCAGCGCCTCGGCCCGCGGGCTGCCGGCGTCGTGATTGGCCTTGGCGAGGCTCAGTGCCTTGAGGCTGAGGATCGGGAAGACGCAGGGCATGACGTTGAGGATCAGCCCGCCCAGCACCGCCGCGAAGAAGGCGCCGATCGCCGCAAGCCACGGGGTCGCCGCCGGCTTGGCGGGCGGGACCGCGCCGGGCCTAGCGGTGACCGTCAGCCCCTGCCCGTCAATCGCCAGCACGCCTTCGAGCGCGGCAGGCGCCGTGCGGGCCTTGGTCTCGAGCACCAGCCGGTCGCCGTCGCGGGTGACGGTCTGCGGCGCGGCATAGTCGACCGCGTTGGCGGTCAGCGGATAGAAATAGACGTCCTTGGCAGACGCGCCCGCCGGATAGGGCACCGCGATCCGCAGCGTGTCGCCGTCCGCCTGGAAGGTCGCCGGGGTGCTCAGCGGCTTGGGCAGCTTGGCCCGCCAGCCGTCGAACTTGGCCCGCACCGCCGGATCGATCGTGCCGTCGCCGATCGTCAGGCTGGTCTCCAGCTCGGCCTTTTCGGGCACGCACAGCGTATCGGTGCAGACGAGATAGTCGAGCTTGAGCTTCACCGGCAGCGCGCCCTTCGCGTCGGCGGGGATGTGCAGCGTGGTCAGCCGGACGAAGGTGCCTTCATAGACATAGTTCATCAGCCCCGCGATCAGCAGCCGCTGCGGCACCGGGTAGCGGAACGCATCGGCCGTGGCGCCGGCCGGCAGCGTCCAGTGCGCCTCGGCGGGTAGCCCCGCATCGCCGGGATTCTGCCAATAGGCATGCCATTTGGGATCGGGGGTCGAGACCAGCGCCAGCGTCACGTCGCTGCCCGGCTTCGGGCGTACCGTCTCCGCCACCAGTTCGCTGCGGACATGGGGGCCCTTGGCAAAGCCCTGCGCCATGGCGGGCAGGCCCGACGCAAGGAGCAGCAGGAGCGACATCAAAGCGAAACGTAGCTGGGCCATGGCGCCGTCCTTGCCCAGTTCGCCGCGTTCGACAATAGCTGGGTGTACCAACGTCCACCCGTGCCCGGAGCCGGCCCCGAATGAAATTGCTTGCCCCCCTCGCCGCGCTCGCGCTGGCCGCTACCCCCGCCCTCGCCCAGCAGACCGCGCCGGCGCCTGCCGCCCCGGCGACGCCGCCCAAGCTGGTGGTGGTGATCTCGGTCGACCAGTTCTCGGCCGACCTGTTCGCCGAATATCGCAGCCAGTTCACCAGCGGCTTCGCCCGGCTGATGACCGGCGCGGTGTTCCCGGCGGGCTATCAGAGCCATGCCGCAACCGAGACCTGCCCGGGCCACTCGACGATCCTCACCGGCGACCATCCCGCGCGCACCGGCATCATCGCCAATGACTGGACCGATTTCGCTGCGCCGCGCGCCGACAAGACCGTCTACTGCGCCGAGGACGAGACCGTACCGGGCTCGGATTCGAACCACTACACCGTCTCCGACAAGCATCTGAAGGTGCCGACGCTCGGCGAGTGGATGAAGCAGGCCGATCCGCAGTCGCGCGTCGTTTCGGTCGCAGGCAAGGACCGCGCGGCGGTGATGATGGGCGGCCACAAGGTCGACGAGCTCTGGTGGTGGGACGGCAAGGCGTTCGTATCCTACGCCGGCCGCGCCGCGCCCGAGGCGGTGACCAGGATCAACGCCGCGACCACCGCGCGTATCGCCGAAGCGCAGCCCGCGCTCGACCTGCCGGGCTTCTGTGCCGCGCGCAGCCGCGCCATCCCGGTCGGCGGCAACAAGGCGGTCGGCGATGGCCGCTTCGCGCGCGCCGCGGGCGATGCCAAGGCGTTCCGCGCCTCGCCCGAGATCGACGATGCGGTGCTGGCGCTCGGCGCCAAGCTCGCCAGCGACATGAAGCTGGGCCAGCAAGGCCATACCGATCTGCTGATCCTGGGCGCCTCGGCGACCGACTATGTCGGCCACAGCTACGGCACCGAAGGCAGCGAAATGTGCCTGCAGCTGCTCTCGCTCGACCAGACGCTCGGCCGGCTGTTCGAGGCGCTCGATCGCACCAAGGTGGCGTATCAGGTGGTGCTGACCGCTGACCATGGCGGCCATGACCTGCCCGAACGCCACCGCGAACATGCCGCGCCGACCGAGCAGCGCATCGGCGCGGACGTGACCACCGCCAGCATCAGTCGCGCGCTCGCGGGCAAGCTGGGGCTCACCGGCCCGGTGCTGGTCGGCGGTCCGGCAGGCGATGTGTACGTCTCGCCGTCGGTGCCGCAGGCCAAGCGTGCCGCAGTGCTGGCCGAAGCGGTGAAGCTCTATACCGCGAACCCGCAGGTGCAGGCGGTGTTCACCCGCGCGCAGATCGAGGCGACGCCGATCGTCCACACTCCGCCCGAGACCTGGAGCCTGCTCGAGCGTGCCCGCGCCTCGCACGATCCGCAGCGTTCGGGCGACCTGATCGTCGCGCTCAAGCCGCGGGTGACGCCGATCCTCGATCCGGTCGGCGGCTATGTCGCGACGCATGGCAGCTTCTGGGACTATGACCGCCGCGTGCCGATCCTGTTCTGGCGCAAGGGCATGACCGGCTTCGAACAGCCGCTGTCGGTGGAAACCGTCGACATCGCCCCGACGCTGGCCGCGCTGATCAAGGTGCCGGTGCCGGTCGAGATCGACGGGCGCTGTCTGGATATCGACGCGGGGGTGGCGGATAGCTGCAAGTAACTAGATCCTCCCCCGGAACGGGGAGGGGGACCAAGACGCGCCGCGGCTTGGTGGAGGGGGAGCGCAGCAAGGGAGTCCGGTGCTGAGAGCCCCCTCCGCCACCGCCTTCGGCGGCGGTCCCCCTCCCCGTGCGGGGGAGGATCTTACCGACGCTCGAACGCCCGCATCCCCGTCAGCCGGTTGTTCGCCACCGTGATCCGCCCGCCGGACAGGTCCGCCACGAACGCCGGATCGGCCGGCGCGCCCGGCGCCAGTCCGGCGGTGTTGCCCTCCACCCGCAGACCATCGGTCGGATAGGTCCGCGCTTCCGCCGCCACCACGATCAGCCCGGAGCGGTTCTCCTTCGCCGCCCCCTGCACGAACATGTTCCGTGCGATCGTGCCCGTGCCGCCCTCGGACAGGTCGATCATATAGTTGGTCTTCCGGCCCGCGCTGTCGTCGAAGCTGTTGTCGGTGATCGCCACCTGGCGCGCGCGCAGCTTGACATAATGGCCACCCGTGCCGCGCTCGAAGCGGCTATTGGTGATACTCACCAGCCCATCGACCGACAGATAGACCGAATGCGCGCAGTTCGGCGATTCGTCGCACTGGCCGAGGCCGGCGAAGCTCGAGCGATCGATGGTGATGCTGCGCACGGTGGGATGGCCGCCACCGAGAATGCCCTCCTGGCTGTCGAGGAAAGTCGAGCGGGTGACGGCCAGGTCGCCCATCTCGATGCGGATGCCCGCGCCATTGCCGTCGCGCACGCGAAACCTGCGGAAGACCAGACCGTCCACCGCCGATCCGCGACCGCGCAGCACGAACGCCGCCTTGTCCTCGCACACGCTGCGCTCGAAGATCGCGGTGCCGGGCTGCACCGCCTTGTAGGTGATCCGCCCGGCCGCCTGCACCACACACTGCTGATAGGTGCCGGGTGCGATCCATATGGTCGCGATGCCGTCGCGTACACTCGCCACCGCGGCGGCAAGCGTCGGATAGCCCTTCCCCGTTTCGGCGACGGTGAAGGGCGCGGCAGCGGCGAGCGCGAGAAGCAGGATCGACATGCGCGCATCCTGCCACGGCCGCCGTTAAAAAACCGCCGATGCGCAACGCTGCACATTCGCCGCTTGTGCGCCGCAATGAAGCATTGCAGCATGCAGCCATTCGGTCACACGAGCGTTTGGGAGCTTCGATGGGATCACCGGGGGCGTTCGACGAGATTTGGGGACATGGCGGCCCGGAGGCGCCGCGCGAGGCGTTCACCGCGCTGTCGCAATGGATCGCGGACACGCCGCCCGAAGAGCTGCAGCGTCGCCAGCAATCCGCCGAGGCCGCCTTCCGCCAGCTGGGCATCACCTTCGCCGTCTATGGCGACAGCGATGCCGCCGAGCGCATCATCCCCTTCGACATCGTGCCGCGCATGTTCCTGCAGCGCGAATGGGAGAAATTGAGCGAGGGCCTGGTCCAGCGGGTCGAGGCGATCAACGCGTTTCTCGAGGACATTTACGGCGCCCGCCGTATCCTCGACGAAGGCATCCTCCCGCCCGAGCTGGTCCTGCGCAACGAGCAGTTCCGTCCCGAAGTCGCCGGCATCCGCCCGCCGCACGGGGTGTGGGCGCATATCTGCGGGATCGATCTGGTCCGCACCGGCGCCGACGATTTCTACGTGCTGGAAGACAATGCCCGCACGCCCTCGGGCGTCTCCTACATGCTGGAGAATCGCGAGGCGATGATCCGGCTCTGCCCCGAGCTGTTCCGAGATTTCCGCGTGGCACCGGTCGACAGCTATCCGGACATGCTGCTGGAGACGATGCGCTCGGTGGCGCCGCTCGGTCGCGCGCGGCCGGTGTGCGTCGTGCTGACGCCGGGGCATTTCAATTCGGCCTATTACGAGCACAGCTTCCTCGCCGATTCGATGGGGGTCGAACTGGTCGAGGCAGCCGATCTCGTGGTCGACGACGACGTGGTCTATATGGAGACGATCGCCGGGCGGGTGCGGGTGGACGTGATCTACCGCCGGATCGACGACGACTTTCTCGACCCGCTGGTGTTCAAGCCCGATTCGCTGCTCGGCGTGCCGGGGCTGATCGCCGCCTATCGCGCCGGCAATGTCGCGCTGCTCAACGCGCCGGGCAACGGCATCGCCGACGACAAGGCGATCTACAGCTACATGCCCGAGATCGTCCGCTTCTATTCGGGCGGCGAGGCCAAGCTGCCCAATGTCGAGACCTGGCGCTGCCGCGAACCACAGGCGCTGAAATATGTGCTCGATCATCTGCCCGAACTGGTGGTGAAGCTGGTCGACGGCTCCGGCGGCTACGGCATGCTGGTCGGGCCGACCGCGACGAGCGAGCAGATCGAAACCTTCCGCGCCGCGCTGATCGCAGAGCCGCACCGCTATATCGCGCAGCCGACGCTGGCACTGTCCACCGTGCCGACGCTGACCGAAAAGGGCCTGGCCCCGCGCCACGTCGACTTCCGCCCCTTCGTGCTGACCGGCAGCGACAAGGTGCGCGTCGTCCCCGGGGGGCTTACGCGGGTCGCGCTGCGCGAGGGATCGCTGGTGGTGAATTCCAGCCAGGGCGGCGGCACCAAGGACAGCTTCGTGCTGCTGGGGGATGCGGCATGATGATGCTCTCCCGCACCGCCGCCGCGCTCTACTGGCTCGGCCGCTATGTCGAGCGAGCCGATTTCATCGCGCGGCTGGTGGAAGCGACGATCCGCCTCGACGCGCTCTCCGCCCGCCCCGCCGGCGAGGCGGCTTGGCAGAGCGCGCTGACCGTCAGCTATACCGACGAACTCTTCGCCGCGACCGGCCATCCCGCCACCCAGGCGCATGTCGCGCGCTTCCTGACGCTGGAGGCCGACAACCCCGGCTCGATCACCCGCTGCCTGGAAATGGCGCGCAACAATGCCCGCGCCGTGCGCACCGCGCTCACCCGCGAGGCCTGGACCGCGATCAACCGCGCCTGGTGGCTGTTCGCCAATCGCGCCTCGACCGGCGGCGCCACCGCGACGCTCAACCTGGTCGAGCAGGTCAAGGGCGAGACGCGCGGCTTCGAAGGCGCGATCCACCGGATGATGCGCAACGAGGCGACGCTGCTGATCCAGCTCGGCGCCGCGATCGAACGCGCGGACAACACCGCGCGGCTCGTCGACGTCAAATACCATCTGCTGCTGCCGGCGGGCGAGAGCGTCGGCGGCGCGGTGGATCGCGACCAGTGGACGACGATCCTGCAGACCGTCTCCGCGGTCACCGCCTATCGCTGGCTCTATTCGGAGGGGCTGCGGCCGGACAATGTGATCGACCTGCTGGTCAGCCGAACCGAGCTGCCGCGCAGCGTCGCCGCCTGTGTGGAGGAGAGCGTGACCTTGCTCAGCCAGCTGGCCAAGCGCACCGGCCTGCAAGGGGAGGCCGATCGCATGGCCCGCGCCCGGCTCGCCCGCGTCCAGAAGGCGCGCACGCCTGACATCATCGTCGGCGGGCTGCACGAATATCTGGAGAAGTTCATCGCCGAGAATGCGCTGCTCGATGCAGCGATCGCGCGCCAGTTCCGGTTCCTGTGATGCGCATCGCCGTCGAACACCGCTCGGTCTACCGCTTCACCCAGCCCCAAGCGCGGATCGTCCAGATGCTGCGGCTGACGCCGTGCGACACCCAGCACCAGACCGTGGTGAGCTGGATGGTCGGGGTCGATTGCGACGCGCGGCTGCGCGACGCCGTCGACGGGTACGGCAATGCCGTGACGATGCTCTACGCCGAGGGCCCGATCGAGGCGATCGAGATCGCGGTCACCGGCGAGGTGCTCACCCAGGACAATGCCGGGGTGCTGCGCGGCACGTCCGAGCCGCTGCCCCCTGCCCTGTTCCTGCGGACGACGCCGCGGACCGCGCCCAGCCGCGAGCTCAGTGCCTTTGCCGCCGATGTGAGCGCTGGCACGACCGATCCGATCGAGCGATTGCACCGGCTCAACCAGGCGCTGCACGCCCGTTTCCGCTGCGTCCCCGACGTGCCGGACACGGGGCTAACCGTGGCCGAGGCCTTTGCCGGAAAGGCCGAGGCATCGCGCGACGTGGCGCAGATGTTCGTTTCCGCCGCGCGGACGCTGGAGGCGCCGGCCCGCTACGTCTCCGGCTATCATCTCGACGGCGACGCGCAGTGCGCGCCGCATGCCTGGTGCGAGGCCTGGGTGCAGGGGCTCGGCTGGGTGGCGTTCGATCCGGTCACCGGCAGATCGCCCGATGACGGCTATGTGCGCGTAGCCGTCGGCCTCGATTCGGAGGGCGCCGCGGCGGTCGCCGGACACCGTATCGGCCATGGCGAGGAACAGCTTGCGGTGGACCTGCATGTCGATCGGGTGGGCAACGAGGAGTAGGCGCTGCAGCAGCCGCCATCATTCCTTGCAAGGTGTACGACCGTCCTTCCCGCGAAGTCGGGAACCCATGTGCCATAACGGTCAGGAAAAGAACCGCGCCTTCAGCGCCAATGGATCCCCGCCGTCGCGAGGATGACCGTGGAGGCTAGTCGATCGGACGCCCCCGTCAGGCCAGCGCCGCCGCCACCGCGTTGGGCATCGCCCCCATGGCGGCCTCGTCGCCAAGCAGTGACCAGCCCGTGGGACCCAGCACCTCGATCGGGCGATAGCGCGTCTTGTACGCCATCCGCGCGCTGCCCTTCACCCAATAGCCGAGATAGACATAGGGCAGGCCCGCCGCGCGCGCGCGCAGGATGTGGTCCATGATAATATAGTTGCCCATGCTGGACCGCGTCTCGTCGTCGGTGACGAAGAAGCTGTAGATCATCGACAGGCCGTCGCCCTGCTGGTCGGTAATGCACGCCCCCACCAGCCGGCCGCGCTGGCCGTCGACCGACGGCTCGCGATATTCGACGACATAGGAGCTGACCGGCGATTGCTCGACCATGTCGGCATAGTCGCTCTCGTCCATCGCCGCCATGCCGCCGCCGGGGTGGCGCGAATCGAGATAGCGCTTGAGCAGGTCGTACTGCTCGCCGGTCGCCCAGGGCTTGCAGGCGGTGACTTCGAGGTCGCTGTAGCGCTTGAGCAATTTGCGCTGGGTCGCATTGGGCTCGAACCCGTCGGCCACCACGCGCACCGAGGCGCAGGCGGTGCAGCCCGCGCAGCTCGGCCGATAGGCGACCGACTGGCTGCGGCGAAAACCGATGCGGCTCAGCGCATCGTTGAGTTCACCGGCATGGTCACCCGAGAGCTCGGTGAAGATCTTGCGTTCCTGCTTCCCGGGCAAATACGGGCAGGGCGACGGGCTGGTCACGAAGAAACGCGGGAAACGTGATAATGCGGTCACCGCTCGGCCGTCCTCTGCTCCATCGGGCCGTCCCGATCGGCCCCTCTTATGCCGTTATGGGGTTGGTTTAGGATGATGAAAAGCGCGTTTACCATCAATAAGGGCCATTACCGCGCGATCCGCTTTCCCGGCTGACGCGGAACGGGACGATTCGGTCCACCGCTAACCATGCTTCGCAGCGAAGCAGCAGCGGCGCAGCGCCGGGAGCCCCTGATTCCAGATGCCGGGCCGCAAAGGGCGCGGCTCGATTCGCTTAGTCGAGCCTGTCGATTCCCAGCCTATCGAGTGCCGCCCCGACACCGTCTTCCGCGCGGATTGCCGCCCCCGCGTTTCGCGCCTGCTCCGCAATGCCCCCGCTTGCCAGCAGCCGCGCGATCGCGGCGGATGCGCGCATGGCGGTGTAACGGCGCTTGGGCAGCGACAGGCCAAGGCGGGCGCGCTCTATCCGCACGGCATTGTCGAACTGGTCGCCGAAGATCGGACAGACCAATTGCGGCACGCCCGCGCGGATCGCCTGGGCCGTGGTGCCGATGCCACCATGGCCGATCACCGCCGCCGCGCGCGGAAAGATCTGCGAATGCGGCGCATAGCCCGCCACGAGCACCATATCGTCCGCGAGGCGCCGATGCTGCGCCAGCAGATCGTCGCCAACCAGCAATACCGCCCGCCGCCCCAGCCGTCGTGCCGCCTCGGCGCTCGCCGCGTAGAAGCCGTCCTCGGCATAGACCGCCATGCTGCCCAGCGTGAAGACGAGGGGCGGCGGGCCCGCCTCCAGAAACGCTTCGATCTCGGCGGAGAGCCCCTCGCCTGCGAACCCACCGTCGTAGAAGACGAAGCCGGTCTGCGCGAAGCTGGGCGGCACATCACCAGGTGCCGGCGCGAACGCGGGCGACCACAGCCCGATCACGCGGTCCACCGCCAGCGGTCCCGACAGCATTTCGTTGCCCGCGAAGGGCGGTGCGCCGGCGGCCTCGCGCATCGCGGCGAACGGCTTGAGCCCCTTGGCATAGCGCCGTTCGGCCAGCCGCAGCAGCGGCCGCACCGCACCCGGGCCGAACCAGCGGCGCAACGTTACCAGCGCGGTTTCGCCGCGCGTCAGCACCGGCGGGTCCTCTGCCGAGAGCAGGGTGATCGGCTGGAGCAGCGCCGAGGCGAGCGGCACCCCCGCTGCCTGCGCCGCGATCCGCGCATGGATCGAGAAGCTGCTGGCGAGCACGAGGTCCGCACCGGCGATCACCGGTCGCAAGTCCGCCAACGTCACCTCGGCATAGGGCACCAGCACCCGGTTGACGATGAAGTCGAAGTCGGTGGCGATCGCTCGCGCGATTGCGCCCTCGTCCATGCCGGTGTCGGCGATCAGCTGCGGGCCGTCGGGGCGGATGGGGTGGAATTCGATGCCGTGGCGTTCGGCGATCGGCCGTACCGATTCCGCGCCGGCAAATACGGGCACGTGCCCGCGCGCCCGCATACCCAGCGCCAGTGCAATGAACGGATGCACGTCCCCCAACGTGCCCAGCGTCGCCAGTACCACCCGCATGCGCTTGTCCCCCCTACGGGGGCAGGGTGGTTGCAGGGTGCAGGCGCCGCGTCAATCAAGATCCCCCCGGCACGGGGAGGACTGCCGCGCTTGCCTCTAAGACCTTTCGTCATCCCCGCGAAGGCGGGGATCCATTGGCGCTGGTGCAGCGGTTCTTTCCCCCAGCGATCAGGGCAATGGATTCCCGCTTTCGCGGGAATGACGACGGATTTCGAAAAAACGCGGATACCCCATGCGCCCAGTGCAGTGCCCCCTCCCCGTTCCGGGGAGGATCTGAAGCTTAGTACGCCCTCGCTACCAGAATGCGCTCGACCGCCGGCTCGCCGGTGAACAGGCAGGTGCCTTCTGCCGGTGCCGCACCACCGGGCACGTTGCGGAAGGTCAGCTTGAGCGCCTTGAGCCGCTCGACCACCGCGTCCAGCTCGGCGCCGGTCGGCTTGGCCCAGCTGACCTCGGCCCAGCCCGGGAACTTCTCTGAATCGGCGAACATCGCCGCCAGCGTGTCGAAGTCGGCCACGTCGCGGCGGATGTTGCTGTCCAGCCGATCGCGCGCATCGAGATACAGGCCCTGCTGGATGCTCTCGAGGATCGCCGCGGCTTCCGCCACGAAATCCCCGCGCGGCATGATCTGCGAATCGAGCTTGCCGTCCTCGCGGTAGAGCTTGTTGCGCTGGATCACCGAGACGTTGCCGCCGGCGACGTCGCGCCCGCCTACCTCGATCACGATCGGCGCGCCCTTCTTCACCCAGCCCCAGCGCTTGGTCTGCGCCTTGACTGCCTTGAGGTCGAGCAGCGCACGCACCGGCTCGCCCAGCGCGCTCAGCTTGGCGAGCTCAGCCTGGAGCGACTTGCAATAGTCGATCGTCGCCGCGTCCTCGGGCTGGTCGCGCAGCATCGGCACGATGACGATCTGCCACGGCGCCACCATCGGCGGCACGCGCAGGCCGTCGTCGTCGCCGTGCACCATGATCAGCCCGCCGATCATGCGGGTGGAGACGCCCCAGCTGGTCGTCTGCGCCAGCTCGAACTGGCCTTCCGAGTTCTGGAACTTGATGTCCTGCGCCGAGGAGAAGGTGGTGCCCAGGAAGTGCGAGGTGCCGGCCTGCAGCGCCTTGCCATCCTGCATCATCGCCTCGATCGAGAAGGTCGAGACCGCGCCCGGGAAGCGCTCATTCTCCGGCTTCTCGCCCGCGACCACCGGCATCGCCAGGCAGTCCTCGGCGAAGCTGCGATAAACTTCGAGCATCTTGAGGGTCTCTTCCTGCGCCTCTTCCACCGTGGCATGGGCGGTATGCCCTTCCTGCCACAGGAACTCGGCGGTGCGCAGGAACATGCGGGTGCGCATTTCCCAGCGGACGACGTTCGCCCACTGGTTGATCAGCACCGGCAGGTCGCGCCAGCTCTGCACCCAGCGCGACATCGCCGCGCCGATCACCGTCTCCGACGTCGGGCGGACGACCAAAGGCTCTTCGAGCTTCGCCTCGGGATCGGGGACCAGCCGGCCGTCCTTCTGGACGAGGCGATGGTGCGTGACGACCGCCATTTCCTTGGCGAAGCCGTCAACATGCTCGGCTTCCTTCTCGAAATAGGAAAGCGGGATGAACAGCGGGAAATAGCAATTCTCGTGCCCCGTCGCCTTGATGCGATCGTCGAGCAGGCGCTGGATGCGCTCCCAGATGCCATAGCCCCAGGGCCGGATGACCATACAGCCGCGCACGCCCGAATCCTCGGCCATGTCCGCTTCGCTGATGACGGTCTGGTACCATTGCGCGAAATCGCCATCGCGCGTGACGGAAAGGGCGTGCTTGATCATGCCCACGCGCTTAGCGCCTGGGCGCGCCGACGCAAGGGCCGGCGCGTCCGGGGCTCACGCTCGCGCGGGCATTGCGCGCCTGGGCCCGTCACCGCGGTTGCGCGCCTGGTACAGCGCCCCGAGTGCGAGACCGAACAGCACCATGAAAAGCGGATCGTTGTCGCTCTGCGCCAGCACCATTCGCGTGGTGATCAGTACCGCCAGCGCTACCGCGACCGCGAATTCAGCCGGGAAAGGGGAGGTGACGTCTCGCCATCCCGCGCGGAACAGGCTTACGATCGACAGGATCAGCACGCCGAGATAGGCGAACAAGCCGGAGAGCCCGAGATCGGAGGCCATCGACACGAAGCCGAGATCGATGGTCAGGAAACCCTCCGGGGTTCGCCAGTTGATCGCGGCGGGACCTTCGCCAGGCCCATAGCCCAGGATCGGACGGCGGGCGATCACGGGAATCGCTGCGTGGAACTGCGCACTGCGGGCATCGGTGCTCGACTGTGCGGCGCCGCCGCCCAGCACGCGCACCTTCAAGGCCGGGACGAACAGGACCGCGAGCACCAGCGCGATCAGCGCCGCCGGGTAGAGCAAGGTCGCAGAAATGCCGATCAGGTCCCCGCGGGCGTTGCGCCAGCGATGCAGACCCCAGAACAATCCGAACAGCGCATGCGCGGCGATGAAGCCG is part of the Sphingomonas sp. genome and harbors:
- a CDS encoding alkaline phosphatase family protein — its product is MKLLAPLAALALAATPALAQQTAPAPAAPATPPKLVVVISVDQFSADLFAEYRSQFTSGFARLMTGAVFPAGYQSHAATETCPGHSTILTGDHPARTGIIANDWTDFAAPRADKTVYCAEDETVPGSDSNHYTVSDKHLKVPTLGEWMKQADPQSRVVSVAGKDRAAVMMGGHKVDELWWWDGKAFVSYAGRAAPEAVTRINAATTARIAEAQPALDLPGFCAARSRAIPVGGNKAVGDGRFARAAGDAKAFRASPEIDDAVLALGAKLASDMKLGQQGHTDLLILGASATDYVGHSYGTEGSEMCLQLLSLDQTLGRLFEALDRTKVAYQVVLTADHGGHDLPERHREHAAPTEQRIGADVTTASISRALAGKLGLTGPVLVGGPAGDVYVSPSVPQAKRAAVLAEAVKLYTANPQVQAVFTRAQIEATPIVHTPPETWSLLERARASHDPQRSGDLIVALKPRVTPILDPVGGYVATHGSFWDYDRRVPILFWRKGMTGFEQPLSVETVDIAPTLAALIKVPVPVEIDGRCLDIDAGVADSCK
- a CDS encoding alpha-E domain-containing protein yields the protein MLSRTAAALYWLGRYVERADFIARLVEATIRLDALSARPAGEAAWQSALTVSYTDELFAATGHPATQAHVARFLTLEADNPGSITRCLEMARNNARAVRTALTREAWTAINRAWWLFANRASTGGATATLNLVEQVKGETRGFEGAIHRMMRNEATLLIQLGAAIERADNTARLVDVKYHLLLPAGESVGGAVDRDQWTTILQTVSAVTAYRWLYSEGLRPDNVIDLLVSRTELPRSVAACVEESVTLLSQLAKRTGLQGEADRMARARLARVQKARTPDIIVGGLHEYLEKFIAENALLDAAIARQFRFL
- a CDS encoding arginyltransferase — its product is MTALSRFPRFFVTSPSPCPYLPGKQERKIFTELSGDHAGELNDALSRIGFRRSQSVAYRPSCAGCTACASVRVVADGFEPNATQRKLLKRYSDLEVTACKPWATGEQYDLLKRYLDSRHPGGGMAAMDESDYADMVEQSPVSSYVVEYREPSVDGQRGRLVGACITDQQGDGLSMIYSFFVTDDETRSSMGNYIIMDHILRARAAGLPYVYLGYWVKGSARMAYKTRYRPIEVLGPTGWSLLGDEAAMGAMPNAVAAALA
- a CDS encoding circularly permuted type 2 ATP-grasp protein, with the protein product MGSPGAFDEIWGHGGPEAPREAFTALSQWIADTPPEELQRRQQSAEAAFRQLGITFAVYGDSDAAERIIPFDIVPRMFLQREWEKLSEGLVQRVEAINAFLEDIYGARRILDEGILPPELVLRNEQFRPEVAGIRPPHGVWAHICGIDLVRTGADDFYVLEDNARTPSGVSYMLENREAMIRLCPELFRDFRVAPVDSYPDMLLETMRSVAPLGRARPVCVVLTPGHFNSAYYEHSFLADSMGVELVEAADLVVDDDVVYMETIAGRVRVDVIYRRIDDDFLDPLVFKPDSLLGVPGLIAAYRAGNVALLNAPGNGIADDKAIYSYMPEIVRFYSGGEAKLPNVETWRCREPQALKYVLDHLPELVVKLVDGSGGYGMLVGPTATSEQIETFRAALIAEPHRYIAQPTLALSTVPTLTEKGLAPRHVDFRPFVLTGSDKVRVVPGGLTRVALREGSLVVNSSQGGGTKDSFVLLGDAA
- a CDS encoding thioredoxin family protein encodes the protein MAQLRFALMSLLLLLASGLPAMAQGFAKGPHVRSELVAETVRPKPGSDVTLALVSTPDPKWHAYWQNPGDAGLPAEAHWTLPAGATADAFRYPVPQRLLIAGLMNYVYEGTFVRLTTLHIPADAKGALPVKLKLDYLVCTDTLCVPEKAELETSLTIGDGTIDPAVRAKFDGWRAKLPKPLSTPATFQADGDTLRIAVPYPAGASAKDVYFYPLTANAVDYAAPQTVTRDGDRLVLETKARTAPAALEGVLAIDGQGLTVTARPGAVPPAKPAATPWLAAIGAFFAAVLGGLILNVMPCVFPILSLKALSLAKANHDAGSPRAEALAYTAGVVAVCLALGGLLLGLRAAGATVGWAFQLQDPRVILVLLLLVAAIAFNLAGLFEITTPAFVNRAASKGHGGAFATGALAAFIATPCTGPFMASALGAALVLPWFAGLAIFGGLGLGIALPFLLLGFVPAFRRRLPKPGAWMATMRHILSIPMFLTALALAWVLGKQAGVDGMTIGLAATLLATLGLWWAGARQARGRSRAWLPALPLVLLALGGVALVRPVAAGSAPAAVAGAEPFSEARLAELRAQGRPVFAYFTADWCLTCKVNEKAVIETAAVEQALADGKVAVLVGDWTNGDATLGRFIEAHNRAGVPLYLWYQPGQDTPEVLPQVLTQDLLTTRARGG
- a CDS encoding right-handed parallel beta-helix repeat-containing protein produces the protein MSILLLALAAAAPFTVAETGKGYPTLAAAVASVRDGIATIWIAPGTYQQCVVQAAGRITYKAVQPGTAIFERSVCEDKAAFVLRGRGSAVDGLVFRRFRVRDGNGAGIRIEMGDLAVTRSTFLDSQEGILGGGHPTVRSITIDRSSFAGLGQCDESPNCAHSVYLSVDGLVSITNSRFERGTGGHYVKLRARQVAITDNSFDDSAGRKTNYMIDLSEGGTGTIARNMFVQGAAKENRSGLIVVAAEARTYPTDGLRVEGNTAGLAPGAPADPAFVADLSGGRITVANNRLTGMRAFERR
- a CDS encoding transglutaminase family protein → MRIAVEHRSVYRFTQPQARIVQMLRLTPCDTQHQTVVSWMVGVDCDARLRDAVDGYGNAVTMLYAEGPIEAIEIAVTGEVLTQDNAGVLRGTSEPLPPALFLRTTPRTAPSRELSAFAADVSAGTTDPIERLHRLNQALHARFRCVPDVPDTGLTVAEAFAGKAEASRDVAQMFVSAARTLEAPARYVSGYHLDGDAQCAPHAWCEAWVQGLGWVAFDPVTGRSPDDGYVRVAVGLDSEGAAAVAGHRIGHGEEQLAVDLHVDRVGNEE
- a CDS encoding glycosyltransferase, which gives rise to MRVVLATLGTLGDVHPFIALALGMRARGHVPVFAGAESVRPIAERHGIEFHPIRPDGPQLIADTGMDEGAIARAIATDFDFIVNRVLVPYAEVTLADLRPVIAGADLVLASSFSIHARIAAQAAGVPLASALLQPITLLSAEDPPVLTRGETALVTLRRWFGPGAVRPLLRLAERRYAKGLKPFAAMREAAGAPPFAGNEMLSGPLAVDRVIGLWSPAFAPAPGDVPPSFAQTGFVFYDGGFAGEGLSAEIEAFLEAGPPPLVFTLGSMAVYAEDGFYAASAEAARRLGRRAVLLVGDDLLAQHRRLADDMVLVAGYAPHSQIFPRAAAVIGHGGIGTTAQAIRAGVPQLVCPIFGDQFDNAVRIERARLGLSLPKRRYTAMRASAAIARLLASGGIAEQARNAGAAIRAEDGVGAALDRLGIDRLD